One genomic segment of Amycolatopsis sp. WQ 127309 includes these proteins:
- a CDS encoding YdeI/OmpD-associated family protein, whose translation MTEVPRELADALAAAPDAAALFAALPPSHQREYTKWVAEAKKPETRVARAGKTVTRLRTH comes from the coding sequence GTGACCGAGGTCCCGCGGGAGCTGGCCGACGCGCTCGCGGCGGCCCCGGACGCGGCGGCGCTCTTCGCGGCGCTGCCGCCGTCCCACCAGCGGGAATACACGAAGTGGGTCGCCGAGGCCAAGAAGCCCGAGACCCGCGTCGCCCGGGCCGGGAAGACCGTCACGAGACTGCGAACGCACTGA
- a CDS encoding Lrp/AsnC family transcriptional regulator, whose translation MITAIVLIQVEADAIPDAAQAIADLDGVGEVYSCAGDVDLIATVQVSAHEDLAELIPGRIGKVAGVLNTVTHIAFRSYSRADTESAFSIGAEE comes from the coding sequence GTGATCACCGCGATCGTGTTGATCCAGGTAGAGGCGGACGCGATCCCGGACGCCGCGCAGGCGATCGCCGACCTCGACGGGGTCGGCGAGGTGTACTCGTGCGCCGGGGACGTCGACCTCATCGCCACCGTGCAGGTTTCCGCGCACGAGGACCTGGCCGAGCTGATCCCCGGGCGGATCGGGAAGGTGGCGGGCGTGCTGAACACCGTCACGCACATCGCGTTCCGCTCGTACTCCCGCGCCGACACCGAGTCGGCCTTCTCGATCGGCGCCGAAGAGTGA
- a CDS encoding ubiquinol-cytochrome c reductase cytochrome b subunit yields the protein MSSLTTPTKGSSAIEKAAGDAANDADQRYRLAKGLRHQMNKVFPTHWSFLLGEIALYSFIILLLTGVYLTLFFDPSMQEVVYHGSFTNMQGLEMSQAFRTTLDLSFDVRGGLFMRQLHHWAALIFVASMAVHMLRVFFTGAFRKPREANWVIGGLLLVLGCFEGFFGYSLPDDLLSGTGIRATLSGIVLSVPVIGTWIHWALFGGEFPGDQIIPRLYTLHILLLPGIMLALVGAHLALVWYQKHTQFPGVRRKETNVVGVRIMPYFALKGGAFFTLVIGVLALMSGLFQINPVWNFGPYNPAQVSAGSQPDWYMAWADGMLRIWPAWEVYLGNYTIPAVFFPGAVGMPILIGLFISYPFIERKLSKDTAYHNLLQRPRDVPVRTALGAMALGFFMVIELSGFNDIIADQFDISLNATTWAGRIGVLLVPPVAYYLTYRLCLGLQRADREVLEHGVETGIIKRLPHGEFIEIHQPLGGVDSHGHAVPLEYQGASVPKKMNKLGSAGHAVPGTFWSPDPAEETTALQRAHGNGHSNGHSNGNGNGHANGNGHTRAEIESAETASERSEH from the coding sequence ATGAGTTCACTCACCACGCCGACCAAGGGGTCGAGCGCGATCGAGAAGGCGGCAGGCGACGCCGCGAACGACGCCGATCAGCGTTACCGCCTGGCCAAGGGCCTGCGGCACCAGATGAACAAGGTGTTCCCGACCCACTGGTCGTTCCTGCTGGGCGAGATCGCGCTCTACAGTTTCATCATCCTGCTGCTCACGGGTGTGTACCTGACGTTGTTCTTCGACCCCTCGATGCAGGAGGTCGTCTACCACGGCAGTTTCACGAACATGCAGGGCCTGGAGATGTCGCAGGCGTTCCGCACGACGCTGGACCTCTCGTTCGACGTCCGCGGTGGGCTGTTCATGCGGCAGCTGCACCACTGGGCGGCGTTGATCTTCGTGGCGTCGATGGCGGTGCACATGCTGCGGGTGTTCTTCACCGGTGCGTTCCGCAAGCCGCGTGAGGCCAACTGGGTGATCGGTGGTCTGCTGCTGGTCCTGGGCTGCTTCGAAGGTTTCTTCGGGTATTCGCTGCCGGACGACTTGCTCTCCGGTACCGGTATCCGGGCGACGTTGTCGGGGATCGTGTTGTCGGTGCCGGTGATCGGGACCTGGATCCACTGGGCGTTGTTCGGTGGGGAGTTCCCCGGCGACCAGATCATCCCGCGCCTGTACACGCTGCACATCCTGCTGCTGCCGGGCATCATGCTGGCGCTGGTCGGGGCGCACCTGGCGCTGGTCTGGTACCAGAAGCACACCCAGTTCCCGGGGGTGCGCCGCAAGGAGACCAACGTCGTCGGGGTGCGGATCATGCCGTACTTCGCCCTCAAGGGCGGCGCGTTCTTCACGCTGGTCATCGGTGTGCTGGCGCTCATGTCGGGCCTGTTCCAGATCAACCCGGTGTGGAACTTCGGCCCGTACAACCCGGCGCAGGTTTCGGCGGGGTCCCAGCCCGACTGGTACATGGCCTGGGCCGACGGCATGCTCCGGATCTGGCCCGCGTGGGAGGTCTACCTCGGGAACTACACGATCCCGGCGGTGTTCTTCCCCGGCGCGGTCGGCATGCCGATCCTGATCGGGCTGTTCATCAGCTACCCGTTCATCGAGCGGAAGCTGTCCAAGGACACCGCGTACCACAACCTGCTCCAGCGGCCCCGGGACGTCCCGGTCCGCACGGCGCTGGGCGCGATGGCGCTGGGCTTCTTCATGGTGATCGAGCTGTCGGGCTTCAACGACATCATCGCCGACCAGTTCGACATCTCCCTGAACGCGACGACGTGGGCCGGCCGCATCGGCGTCCTGCTCGTGCCGCCGGTCGCCTACTACCTGACCTACCGGCTCTGCCTGGGCCTGCAGCGGGCCGACCGTGAGGTGCTGGAGCACGGCGTCGAGACGGGCATCATCAAGCGGCTGCCGCACGGTGAGTTCATCGAGATCCACCAGCCGCTCGGCGGCGTGGACAGCCACGGCCACGCGGTGCCGCTCGAGTACCAGGGCGCGTCCGTGCCGAAGAAGATGAACAAGCTGGGTTCGGCGGGGCACGCCGTGCCGGGCACGTTCTGGTCGCCCGACCCGGCCGAGGAGACCACCGCGCTGCAGCGGGCTCACGGCAACGGTCACTCGAACGGGCACTCCAACGGCAACGGCAATGGCCACGCGAACGGCAATGGCCACACCCGCGCGGAGATCGAGAGCGCCGAGACGGCGTCGGAGCGCTCCGAGCACTAG